A window of the Xiashengella succiniciproducens genome harbors these coding sequences:
- a CDS encoding LLM class flavin-dependent oxidoreductase, which produces MELGIDSFAAVTVTSEERRAVESRQAINELLDRIELADKVGLDYFGVGEHHREEYLDSAQVVILAAAAARTQKIRLSSAVTVLSADDPVRVFQEYATLDLVSGGRAEIEVGRGSFIDAFPLFGYDLNDYNELFEEKLDLLLKIRENTRVTWEGQFRPALYDQPVYPRPLQKKIPIWIGVGGTPASFVRAGKLGLPLMVAVIGGETHRFRSLVDMYREAGVKAGHDLDSLKVGLHSLGYVARDSKQAIEDFYPGYARAFTRIGLERGWPPVTRSRFESQLGPRGAFLLGNPSEVAEKILRHSEALGGISRVTFQMDSAELSHEQLMEAIELMGTEVKPLLG; this is translated from the coding sequence ATGGAACTTGGAATAGACAGCTTTGCAGCGGTAACGGTTACAAGTGAAGAGAGACGTGCTGTTGAAAGCCGTCAGGCTATAAATGAGTTGCTTGACAGAATTGAACTTGCTGATAAGGTTGGGCTCGATTATTTTGGCGTGGGTGAACACCACCGAGAAGAATATCTTGACTCAGCTCAGGTCGTAATTCTGGCTGCTGCTGCAGCCAGAACCCAAAAGATAAGGTTGAGCAGTGCTGTTACAGTGCTTAGTGCCGATGATCCGGTCAGGGTATTTCAGGAATATGCGACGCTAGACCTCGTGTCTGGCGGACGTGCTGAGATAGAGGTGGGTCGTGGTTCTTTTATAGATGCCTTCCCACTTTTTGGTTATGACCTGAATGATTATAACGAACTCTTTGAAGAGAAGCTTGATCTATTACTTAAGATAAGGGAAAATACCAGAGTAACATGGGAGGGGCAGTTTAGACCGGCCCTTTATGACCAGCCTGTATATCCTCGTCCTTTGCAAAAGAAAATCCCAATCTGGATTGGAGTAGGAGGAACGCCTGCATCCTTTGTCAGGGCAGGAAAACTAGGTCTGCCGCTGATGGTTGCAGTTATTGGTGGTGAGACACACCGTTTCCGGTCTCTTGTAGATATGTATCGTGAAGCAGGTGTAAAGGCCGGTCATGATCTGGATTCATTGAAAGTGGGTCTGCACTCCCTTGGTTATGTTGCAAGGGATAGTAAGCAGGCCATAGAGGACTTCTACCCTGGTTATGCCAGAGCCTTCACAAGGATTGGGCTGGAAAGGGGATGGCCTCCGGTTACTCGTTCACGCTTTGAATCTCAGTTGGGACCAAGGGGAGCCTTCCTACTTGGTAATCCTTCCGAGGTTGCTGAAAAGATATTGCGTCACAGTGAGGCCCTTGGCGGAATTTCAAGGGTTACTTTCCAGATGGATAGTGCAGAATTAAGCCATGAGCAGCTTATGGAGGCTATCGAACTGATGGGAACTGAAGTAAAACCCCTGCTGGGATAG
- a CDS encoding outer membrane beta-barrel protein yields the protein MKNRSTIRQALLLCAGTSAVFLTNPLSAYAEEDNEKVIKRITIFESGKESEGESSTKTTSEGHLCAGRKKYSFYGETRDGRTELIITEKPVDEFKGHWAGLDLGITNFFSSAFDTSLPDNGRFMDLRVGKSAYVGLNLIQHCIGLGGSNDNIGIVTGLGLTFNNYRLASDYLLIRDQDGNTSYKESDREIKKSKLTSTYLTVPLLLETQFPGNNRDFFVSGGVYGAFRLGSHTKVVYDDGDSKEKEKFRDDLNLNSFKYGLTVRTGYKWIKMFFNYDLTPLFQKGQGPELYPWNVGIALINY from the coding sequence ATGAAAAATAGATCAACAATCAGACAAGCCTTACTGCTTTGCGCAGGTACCTCAGCAGTCTTCCTAACAAATCCGTTATCTGCATATGCAGAAGAGGACAACGAAAAAGTGATTAAGAGAATCACCATCTTTGAATCAGGTAAAGAATCCGAAGGAGAAAGCTCAACTAAGACTACAAGTGAAGGGCATCTTTGTGCCGGCAGAAAGAAATACTCTTTTTATGGTGAAACCAGAGACGGACGTACTGAATTAATAATCACAGAAAAGCCGGTTGATGAGTTTAAAGGTCACTGGGCAGGGCTGGACCTTGGAATTACAAATTTCTTCTCATCTGCCTTTGACACCTCACTACCTGATAATGGCAGGTTTATGGATCTCAGAGTAGGCAAATCAGCATACGTAGGTCTAAACCTGATTCAACATTGTATCGGACTTGGTGGAAGCAATGACAACATTGGTATCGTAACAGGTCTGGGACTGACCTTCAACAATTATCGTCTGGCATCAGATTACCTGTTAATTCGCGATCAAGACGGGAACACATCATATAAAGAATCTGACAGGGAGATAAAGAAAAGTAAGCTTACTAGCACCTACCTTACTGTTCCTCTGCTGCTTGAAACACAGTTTCCCGGCAATAATAGAGATTTCTTTGTAAGTGGGGGTGTTTACGGAGCATTCAGACTGGGTTCCCACACCAAGGTGGTTTATGACGATGGTGACAGCAAAGAAAAGGAAAAGTTTCGTGACGACCTGAATCTTAATTCCTTCAAGTACGGTCTGACCGTAAGGACCGGGTACAAATGGATAAAGATGTTTTTCAACTACGATTTGACACCATTGTTTCAAAAGGGTCAGGGTCCGGAATTATATCCCTGGAATGTAGGAATAGCTTTAATTAATTACTGA
- a CDS encoding WG repeat-containing protein produces the protein MKTLKILMIMLSMAVPAILAQESSSTSEGWERVWEMKPGYFRVLKDGHVGLIDTSGKVIIPCKYDQIFDLNDKMYVKVLKDLRMGLYHVDRGLVCPAEYDMIWDFEDGLAKVSKNRKLGFINEYGNIVVPPIYDFIGEFDNGLALASLGNDDVYLDKNGKIINPDSEQEESIWENEVEAVERDSSRTDKNYNKPAVKIGPEMVENDKDEDTKHYRYSWSYRRSGFEPHLAAFTLGINGYLDSKWSEDLPEEYSFMNRVHEKSVEVGIYPFQQGMRLIGRNFGLSTALGVKFNNYRFKLSNIKEVDEGSRAWFPQLSDEARIRKSKLTNITLAVPVALELQIPNNYDKFYISAGVEGSIRLHSYTKVVFKEDRDKEKQRKTDDFGLRGFRYDCFVRAGFKDFGIYASYSPQSLFKEGKGPELYPYTIGVTFNLD, from the coding sequence ATGAAAACACTTAAAATACTCATGATAATGCTGTCCATGGCAGTCCCTGCCATATTGGCTCAGGAGAGCTCGTCAACAAGTGAAGGATGGGAGAGAGTCTGGGAAATGAAACCAGGTTACTTCAGGGTTCTGAAAGATGGACATGTAGGACTTATAGATACATCAGGGAAAGTGATAATTCCATGCAAATACGACCAGATCTTTGACCTGAACGATAAAATGTATGTCAAGGTCCTAAAGGACCTTAGAATGGGACTATATCATGTAGACAGGGGTCTTGTCTGCCCGGCAGAGTATGATATGATATGGGACTTCGAAGATGGACTTGCCAAAGTATCAAAGAACAGGAAATTAGGTTTTATTAATGAATATGGGAATATAGTAGTACCTCCCATCTACGATTTCATTGGTGAGTTTGACAACGGGCTTGCCCTTGCCAGCCTTGGCAATGATGATGTCTATCTGGACAAGAACGGTAAAATCATAAATCCAGATTCAGAACAGGAAGAGAGTATCTGGGAAAATGAAGTAGAAGCAGTAGAACGTGACAGTTCAAGGACAGACAAGAACTACAACAAGCCTGCTGTCAAGATTGGTCCTGAGATGGTTGAAAATGACAAAGATGAAGACACGAAGCACTACAGATATTCATGGAGCTACAGAAGGTCAGGTTTCGAACCTCATTTGGCTGCTTTTACCCTTGGGATTAACGGATACCTAGATAGTAAATGGAGTGAAGACCTGCCAGAGGAATACTCATTCATGAACAGGGTACATGAAAAATCGGTTGAAGTGGGCATCTACCCTTTTCAGCAAGGAATGCGCCTTATCGGACGCAATTTTGGCTTGTCAACAGCACTAGGTGTTAAGTTTAACAATTACCGCTTTAAGCTCTCAAACATCAAAGAAGTTGATGAAGGCTCCCGTGCATGGTTTCCCCAATTAAGCGATGAAGCAAGAATCAGGAAATCAAAACTCACCAATATAACACTGGCTGTACCTGTTGCCCTTGAACTGCAGATACCCAATAACTATGATAAGTTCTATATTAGCGCAGGTGTAGAAGGAAGTATCCGTCTGCATTCATACACAAAGGTTGTGTTCAAAGAAGACAGGGATAAAGAAAAACAAAGGAAAACAGATGATTTTGGCTTGCGTGGTTTCAGGTATGACTGTTTTGTAAGAGCAGGATTCAAGGACTTTGGAATCTATGCCAGTTATTCTCCACAATCACTTTTCAAGGAGGGTAAGGGACCTGAACTCTATCCATACACAATCGGTGTAACATTCAACCTGGACTAA
- the carB gene encoding carbamoyl-phosphate synthase large subunit, protein MPKRNDIHKILIIGSGPIVIGQACEFDYSGTQACKALRKLGYEIVLVNSNPATIMTDPEMADFTYIEPLNEYSLTEIIKKERPDALLPNLGGQTALNLSLELANKGILDQYNVKVIGVNLKAIEKGEDRIEFKKSMEALGIEMARSAAVHSVEDAEKVAAELGYPVVIRPAYTMGGTGGGLVYNIEELRVVAARGIAASMIGQILVEESVLGWEELELEVVRDSKNQMITVCFIENVDPVGVHTGDSFCTAPMLTITEELQRKLQVDSYKIVESIGVIGGTNVQWAHDPKTGRCVVIEINPRTSRSSALASKATGFPIALISAMLASGVTLDELPYWKGGSLDKYQPGGDYVVVKFAKWAFEKFDGLQDKLGTQMHAVGEVMSIGKTYKEALQKAIRSLEAGRFGLGFSKHFNDMSLDELMRQLEYPTSERQFVMYEALRKGADIDVLQKKTMIKRWFIEQMKELVDLEEEIIKYSGDNLPAELLHRAKLDGFSDRYLGRLLQISEDEIRERRIKLGIEEAWEPVPVSGVEDAAYYYSTYNAPDKVETKDEKKIMVLGGGPNRIGQGIEFDYCCVHAAFAIREAGYSSIMVNCNPETVSTDYDTSDKLYFEPLTVEDVLSIYKKEQPAGLICQFGGQTPLNIAAELEANGVKIIGTSPDTIDLAEDRDRFREMMVKLNIPQPASGMAHNVTQALEIAATIGYPLMVRPSYVLGGRGMRIVQDEESLLQYVKAAAEEVSPDRPLLIDKFLVDAIEAEADAICDGNDAFVPAVMQHIEYAGIHSGDSACVIPPVQITEEQVKTIEEYTRRIAIEMKVVGLMNIQYAIYDGEVYILEANPRASRTVPLVSKVCNIPMAKIATQIMLGKRLGDFNLKKPRFTHFGVKEAVLPFNMFPDVDPVLGPEMRSTGEVLGLADTFGMAFFKSQEATKLKLPVSGNVLITIADRDKKDIVEVAKAFRDMGFTIIATKGTKVFLQEHGVESEEVLKVHEGRPNIVDLMKNGEISLVINTPAGKQSEHDDSYIRKSAIRNNILYITTTAAARAATEGIKERRHANYSVKSLQEYHRGIEL, encoded by the coding sequence ATGCCAAAACGGAACGACATCCACAAAATCCTCATTATTGGTTCAGGCCCCATCGTCATTGGACAGGCATGTGAATTTGACTATTCTGGTACTCAGGCATGTAAGGCCCTTAGAAAACTTGGTTACGAAATTGTATTGGTCAACAGCAATCCGGCTACAATTATGACAGACCCGGAGATGGCAGACTTTACTTATATCGAACCACTGAACGAATACTCACTAACTGAAATTATCAAAAAGGAGAGGCCTGACGCCCTGCTTCCTAATCTGGGAGGGCAAACTGCGCTAAATCTGTCCCTTGAATTGGCAAACAAAGGAATCCTTGACCAATACAATGTCAAGGTTATAGGAGTTAACCTCAAAGCCATTGAAAAAGGGGAGGATAGGATTGAGTTCAAGAAGTCCATGGAGGCTCTTGGTATTGAGATGGCAAGAAGTGCTGCTGTACATTCAGTGGAAGATGCTGAGAAGGTGGCTGCCGAACTCGGTTACCCTGTAGTTATCCGCCCTGCCTACACTATGGGTGGTACTGGAGGCGGTCTGGTTTATAATATCGAGGAACTCAGGGTTGTTGCCGCAAGAGGTATTGCCGCGAGTATGATAGGACAGATCCTTGTTGAAGAATCTGTTCTGGGATGGGAAGAACTGGAACTTGAAGTTGTAAGGGATAGCAAGAACCAGATGATTACAGTGTGTTTCATCGAGAATGTAGACCCGGTTGGGGTTCACACAGGTGACTCATTCTGTACAGCACCTATGCTTACTATCACTGAGGAATTGCAGAGAAAGCTTCAGGTAGATTCATACAAGATAGTTGAAAGCATTGGTGTTATAGGTGGTACCAACGTTCAGTGGGCCCATGATCCAAAAACAGGTAGGTGTGTTGTAATTGAAATTAACCCCCGTACTTCAAGGTCCTCAGCTCTTGCTTCTAAGGCCACCGGATTCCCCATTGCTCTTATTTCAGCGATGCTTGCTTCGGGTGTTACACTTGACGAACTGCCATATTGGAAGGGTGGCTCTCTTGACAAGTATCAACCAGGTGGTGATTATGTAGTTGTAAAATTTGCGAAATGGGCCTTTGAGAAGTTTGATGGTCTCCAGGACAAACTTGGCACCCAGATGCATGCTGTAGGTGAGGTTATGAGCATTGGCAAGACTTACAAGGAGGCTTTGCAAAAGGCCATCCGGTCGCTTGAAGCCGGAAGGTTTGGACTTGGATTCTCAAAGCACTTTAATGACATGTCTCTCGATGAGCTGATGAGACAGCTTGAATATCCTACCAGTGAGCGTCAGTTTGTTATGTACGAAGCCCTGCGGAAAGGTGCTGATATAGATGTTCTGCAAAAAAAGACCATGATCAAAAGATGGTTTATTGAGCAGATGAAGGAACTTGTTGACCTTGAAGAAGAAATTATAAAATACAGTGGTGACAATCTGCCTGCTGAACTGCTGCACAGGGCAAAACTGGATGGTTTCTCTGACAGATATCTGGGCAGGTTGCTTCAGATTTCAGAAGATGAGATCAGAGAACGCAGAATAAAACTAGGCATCGAGGAGGCTTGGGAACCTGTTCCTGTTAGTGGGGTTGAAGATGCAGCTTACTATTATTCTACTTATAATGCTCCAGATAAGGTCGAAACCAAAGACGAAAAGAAGATAATGGTGCTCGGTGGCGGTCCAAACAGGATAGGTCAGGGAATTGAGTTTGACTACTGCTGCGTCCATGCTGCCTTTGCTATTCGGGAGGCTGGTTACAGTTCGATAATGGTAAACTGCAATCCTGAGACTGTATCGACTGACTATGATACCTCGGATAAGCTGTATTTCGAACCTCTGACAGTTGAAGATGTCCTGAGTATATACAAAAAGGAACAACCGGCAGGACTGATTTGTCAGTTTGGTGGTCAGACTCCTCTCAATATAGCTGCCGAACTGGAGGCTAATGGTGTTAAGATTATTGGTACATCTCCCGATACAATCGATCTTGCAGAAGATAGGGATCGCTTCAGGGAAATGATGGTTAAGCTAAATATTCCTCAGCCTGCCTCAGGTATGGCTCATAATGTAACTCAAGCTCTGGAAATTGCAGCTACCATAGGTTATCCTCTGATGGTAAGACCTTCTTACGTGCTTGGTGGAAGGGGTATGAGAATTGTTCAGGACGAAGAAAGTCTCCTTCAATATGTGAAGGCAGCTGCAGAGGAAGTTTCACCCGACAGACCACTGCTTATTGACAAGTTCCTTGTTGACGCTATAGAAGCCGAAGCTGATGCTATCTGTGACGGCAATGATGCCTTTGTTCCCGCAGTAATGCAACACATTGAGTATGCAGGTATTCACTCCGGAGACTCTGCCTGCGTGATTCCACCGGTGCAGATTACTGAGGAGCAGGTTAAGACTATTGAAGAATATACCCGTCGCATAGCAATAGAGATGAAGGTTGTGGGATTGATGAATATCCAGTATGCAATTTATGATGGCGAAGTTTATATCCTGGAGGCTAATCCAAGGGCTTCGCGTACTGTTCCTTTAGTATCAAAGGTGTGCAACATACCAATGGCCAAGATTGCAACCCAAATCATGCTTGGCAAGAGGTTGGGTGATTTCAACCTAAAGAAGCCCAGGTTTACCCACTTTGGAGTTAAGGAAGCCGTATTGCCATTTAATATGTTTCCTGATGTAGATCCGGTTCTTGGCCCTGAAATGCGCTCAACAGGTGAGGTTCTCGGACTTGCGGACACATTCGGAATGGCTTTCTTTAAGTCTCAGGAAGCTACAAAGCTTAAGCTGCCAGTAAGCGGTAATGTGCTGATTACTATTGCCGACAGGGACAAGAAGGATATTGTTGAGGTAGCAAAGGCTTTTAGAGATATGGGCTTCACGATTATTGCCACAAAGGGAACCAAGGTCTTCCTTCAGGAGCATGGCGTTGAATCAGAGGAGGTTCTCAAGGTTCATGAAGGTCGCCCCAATATTGTTGACCTGATGAAGAACGGTGAGATTAGCCTTGTTATCAATACTCCTGCAGGAAAGCAGAGTGAACACGATGACTCCTATATCCGCAAGAGTGCTATAAGGAACAATATCCTGTATATCACAACCACGGCAGCTGCCAGAGCTGCTACCGAAGGTATTAAGGAACGTAGGCATGCTAACTACAGTGTCAAATCATTGCAGGAGTATCACAGGGGGATAGAGCTATAG
- a CDS encoding DcaP family trimeric outer membrane transporter, producing the protein MKNLYLIFAASLISGSIIAQEEKPIEVSFHGFVSVNAAYNSRTSKQTRNNSIYLYPAPLNMNEHGEDLNERGSFDMDASHSRFGLHIKGPTFNGISVSGLIEADFLGDDRASDSDFRLRHAYLSLSYNKFTLLAGQSFHPLHIGDASPKTINQVTGLPMHPLARNPQLRFAWQLTPGFNISATILRQNNSRSTGFYGDNNDRGIPEFVLQTGMGGQGALKAYLTAGYKQLPLPDKFDPNNEKLTMDAFHFQASLRYKTDGLEYRMAALYGDNLTEMVMPGGVGRINKGTEENPDYEYKGLPVAGLWADLNTTHGKWSSGLFAGYLKALGTGDKIDEVLKDFSRDSEIKDILMVAPRITYNLHKNLSAAFEYMWITAGWGGNGDLNANAEDKYNKFGVPINVENFDNHRLLFSITYSF; encoded by the coding sequence ATGAAGAATCTTTACCTTATTTTTGCAGCTTCCCTCATCAGTGGGAGCATCATTGCCCAGGAAGAGAAACCAATCGAGGTTAGCTTTCACGGCTTCGTATCGGTAAATGCAGCCTACAATAGCCGAACCAGCAAGCAGACCCGAAATAATAGCATCTATCTCTACCCCGCACCCCTGAATATGAATGAACACGGAGAGGATCTCAACGAACGTGGAAGCTTCGACATGGATGCCTCACACTCACGTTTTGGTCTTCATATCAAAGGCCCCACTTTCAATGGTATTTCAGTTTCCGGACTTATTGAGGCTGACTTTCTTGGTGATGACCGCGCAAGCGACTCTGATTTCAGGTTAAGGCATGCATATCTGAGTCTAAGCTACAACAAATTTACCCTGCTCGCAGGTCAATCATTTCACCCCCTACATATTGGGGATGCAAGCCCTAAGACTATCAACCAGGTAACTGGTCTTCCAATGCACCCACTTGCACGAAATCCTCAACTGCGCTTTGCCTGGCAGTTGACTCCCGGATTCAACATCTCAGCTACCATTCTAAGACAGAACAACTCACGTAGTACCGGATTCTACGGAGACAATAATGACAGGGGCATACCTGAATTTGTTCTTCAGACAGGAATGGGCGGTCAGGGTGCCCTGAAGGCATATCTTACTGCCGGATATAAACAACTGCCCTTACCTGATAAGTTTGATCCAAACAACGAAAAACTTACTATGGATGCCTTCCATTTTCAGGCCTCGCTACGATACAAAACCGATGGCCTGGAATATCGAATGGCAGCATTGTACGGTGATAACCTGACAGAAATGGTAATGCCCGGTGGAGTTGGAAGAATAAATAAGGGAACAGAAGAAAATCCTGATTATGAATACAAAGGACTGCCAGTGGCAGGCCTTTGGGCTGATCTGAACACAACCCATGGGAAATGGTCATCAGGCTTGTTTGCCGGCTACCTGAAAGCACTAGGCACAGGTGATAAGATTGACGAAGTGCTAAAAGACTTTTCCCGTGATTCAGAAATAAAGGACATCTTGATGGTTGCCCCACGTATCACGTATAATCTGCATAAGAACCTCAGTGCTGCCTTTGAATATATGTGGATCACTGCAGGATGGGGTGGTAATGGAGATCTTAATGCAAATGCAGAGGATAAATACAACAAATTTGGAGTTCCCATCAATGTAGAGAACTTTGACAACCATCGTTTGTTATTTAGTATAACTTACAGTTTCTAG
- a CDS encoding DUF4268 domain-containing protein has translation MIPLFTFEVYNKEEIKAVRLEFWQKLNNRTRRLPGQKGRKKYWIFDNTGIKGLDLRFDVDRQKAIVALEINHRKEERRLQLYEKLEAAKTIFEEAFGESLIWDFAYEKATGEIVCRVYVEREGDILNKELWPEIMYFLIDKMIKMETAFLEVKDYLQSDLNE, from the coding sequence ATGATCCCGCTTTTTACTTTCGAAGTGTATAATAAGGAGGAAATCAAGGCTGTCCGTCTCGAATTCTGGCAGAAGCTAAACAACAGAACACGACGTCTTCCCGGACAAAAGGGAAGGAAGAAGTACTGGATCTTTGACAACACAGGAATCAAGGGTCTGGATCTGCGTTTTGATGTTGACAGGCAAAAGGCCATTGTGGCACTGGAGATCAACCACAGGAAGGAAGAGAGAAGGCTCCAGCTTTACGAAAAGCTGGAGGCAGCAAAAACTATCTTCGAAGAGGCCTTTGGTGAAAGCCTGATATGGGACTTTGCCTATGAGAAAGCTACAGGAGAGATTGTGTGCCGAGTGTATGTTGAAAGAGAAGGAGATATCCTGAACAAGGAACTGTGGCCTGAAATAATGTATTTCCTGATTGATAAGATGATCAAGATGGAGACCGCATTTCTGGAAGTAAAGGACTATTTGCAATCAGATTTAAATGAATAA
- a CDS encoding agmatine deiminase family protein — translation MNNTKVFLPEWTRQSAVLIAWPHPESDWNYMLTEVRACFRNLVRAIAKFEEVILLVDSDITAAELRSDFPDNVRMLVVPTNDTWARDFGPIFIEDQGQMKALDFKFNGWGLKFAADMDNLINRELFRQGLFTTDVEYNNYLNFVLEGGSLESDGKGTLLTTTECLLSPNRNGGWGKAEIEAYLKDVLGLDRVLWLDHGYLSGDDTDSHIDTLARFCSPDTIAYVQCTDTEDEHYEALKAMEEQLMNFRTASGKPYRLYALPMADTIIEEGERLPATYANFLIINGAVLVPTYNSRKDSDAIKVLREAFPGREVIGVDCRALIKQHGSLHCVTMQLPEGVLS, via the coding sequence ATGAATAACACAAAGGTTTTCTTGCCCGAATGGACACGTCAGAGTGCCGTGCTCATAGCATGGCCTCATCCCGAGAGTGACTGGAACTATATGCTTACTGAGGTAAGGGCTTGTTTTAGGAACTTAGTAAGGGCTATTGCGAAGTTTGAAGAAGTAATATTACTTGTTGACAGTGACATTACAGCAGCCGAACTTAGAAGTGATTTCCCAGATAATGTAAGGATGTTGGTAGTTCCTACAAATGATACATGGGCCAGGGATTTCGGTCCAATATTTATAGAAGATCAGGGGCAAATGAAAGCACTTGACTTCAAGTTTAATGGCTGGGGACTCAAGTTTGCTGCCGACATGGATAACCTGATCAACAGGGAATTATTCAGGCAGGGATTGTTTACAACAGACGTTGAGTATAATAACTACCTCAACTTTGTTCTAGAAGGCGGTTCCCTTGAAAGTGACGGAAAGGGCACCCTGCTGACAACCACAGAATGTCTGCTTTCACCCAATCGAAACGGTGGATGGGGGAAGGCTGAAATAGAAGCCTATCTAAAGGATGTTCTGGGACTTGATAGAGTACTCTGGTTAGATCATGGCTATCTCTCAGGAGATGATACAGACAGCCATATAGATACCCTAGCACGTTTTTGCAGTCCTGATACTATTGCCTACGTGCAATGCACAGATACGGAGGATGAGCACTATGAGGCACTAAAAGCAATGGAAGAGCAGCTAATGAACTTTAGGACAGCAAGCGGGAAACCATACAGGCTATATGCTCTGCCTATGGCAGACACTATCATTGAGGAAGGTGAACGTCTTCCTGCGACCTACGCCAATTTTCTGATTATTAACGGAGCTGTACTGGTGCCAACTTACAACAGCAGAAAGGACTCTGATGCGATAAAAGTGTTGAGGGAAGCCTTTCCTGGTCGTGAAGTCATAGGAGTTGACTGCAGGGCATTGATTAAGCAACATGGTTCGCTGCATTGTGTAACAATGCAGCTGCCTGAAGGGGTGTTATCTTAA
- a CDS encoding carbon-nitrogen hydrolase — MKVALIQQSNSADVQANIAKLEQNIAKVAAEGAELIVLQELHNSVYFCQTENPDIFELAETIPGPSCTKFSDLAQKHGVVIVSSLFEKRAAGLYHNTSVVFEKDGSVAGKYRKMHIPDDPAYYEKFYFTPGDLGFKPIDTSVGRLGVLVCWDQWYPEAARLMALAGADMLIYPTAIGYESSDPEDEKQRQKEAWVLSQRGHAVHNGLPVIAVNRVGYEPDPSGHTGGITFWGNSFVAGPQGELIVRAGEEEVNLVVDIDIKKTEAVRRMWPFLRDRRIDAYQDILKRYID; from the coding sequence ATGAAAGTAGCACTTATCCAACAAAGCAACAGCGCAGATGTACAAGCCAACATCGCAAAGCTGGAACAAAACATAGCCAAGGTAGCGGCTGAGGGAGCCGAACTGATAGTATTGCAGGAATTGCACAATTCAGTTTATTTCTGTCAGACTGAGAACCCTGATATCTTCGAACTGGCAGAGACCATTCCGGGGCCCTCATGTACGAAATTTTCTGATCTTGCCCAAAAGCATGGAGTAGTAATAGTAAGCTCTCTTTTTGAAAAGCGTGCTGCAGGACTTTATCACAATACCTCTGTTGTATTCGAAAAAGACGGTTCGGTAGCCGGCAAATATCGCAAAATGCATATTCCGGATGACCCAGCCTACTATGAGAAGTTTTACTTCACCCCGGGCGATCTGGGCTTTAAACCAATAGACACCTCGGTTGGCCGCCTGGGAGTACTTGTATGCTGGGATCAATGGTATCCGGAAGCAGCACGGTTGATGGCTCTGGCCGGGGCTGATATGTTAATATATCCAACTGCCATTGGTTACGAAAGCAGTGACCCAGAAGACGAAAAACAACGTCAGAAGGAAGCCTGGGTGCTCTCTCAAAGAGGGCATGCCGTTCATAACGGATTACCTGTTATAGCAGTCAACCGTGTAGGTTATGAACCCGATCCGTCAGGTCATACAGGGGGAATCACTTTCTGGGGTAACAGCTTTGTTGCAGGACCACAGGGAGAACTAATTGTCAGGGCCGGAGAGGAAGAAGTGAACCTAGTTGTTGACATAGACATAAAGAAAACTGAGGCTGTGCGTCGTATGTGGCCTTTTTTACGTGACCGACGCATAGATGCATATCAGGACATACTAAAACGTTATATAGATTAG